One genomic region from Shewanella aestuarii encodes:
- a CDS encoding PilZ domain-containing protein → MDERRKFSRILFDANAYLVKDQSTWRTTILDLSINGALVQLPENFEPQLHNEITLEFILSDSDIELIMATEIVHITTEHLGLRCLHIDVESISHLRRIIELNLGDAELLNRELAMLIQPETEE, encoded by the coding sequence ATGGATGAGAGACGAAAGTTTTCCCGAATTTTATTTGATGCTAATGCTTATTTGGTAAAAGATCAGTCAACTTGGCGCACGACAATTTTGGATTTAAGCATTAACGGGGCATTAGTCCAGTTACCTGAAAATTTTGAACCTCAGCTTCACAATGAAATCACCTTAGAATTTATATTGTCTGATTCAGATATTGAATTAATCATGGCTACAGAAATCGTCCATATAACCACTGAACATCTTGGACTACGCTGTTTACACATCGATGTTGAAAGTATCAGCCATCTCAGACGAATAATTGAGCTTAACCTTGGCGATGCAGAGTTACTCAACCGTGAGCTCGCAATGCTTATTCAACCAGAAACAGAAGAATAA
- a CDS encoding YjiH family protein: MNQPKPIHNLKTILTFLIPSLLGLLLFITPVATSDGLTIPIAIVSKALQAYLGGSIQLIVTAIVVFMAIISILATVLRPEFVRKNHFLRNLLLVTPFWLAMRIVGAIFIVLTCFQIGPEAIHSGDTGGLVYNDLLPVLFSVFIFAGMLLPLLLNFGLLEFFGTMLTKIMRPIFNLPGRSAIDCMASWLGDGSVGILMTNKQYETRFYTQREAAVIGTTFSAVSITFSLVVISQVKLEHLFVPFYLTVCFAGFMAAIIVPKLPPLCWKKDTYIDDTPRHADDETIPKEHGVLSWGYHQALTRASKVTSAKHVLLDGVKNVVDMIFGIIPVVMAIGTIALILAEHTPIFDYLGMPFIPLLELLQIPEATQASKTIVVGFADMFIPSILASSIESDLTRFVIAALSVTQLIYMSEVGALLIGSKIPVNFFELFMIFILRTLVTLPIIALMGHLII, encoded by the coding sequence GTGAACCAACCAAAACCAATACATAATCTCAAAACAATATTGACCTTTTTAATCCCATCTTTATTAGGTTTGCTACTTTTTATCACACCAGTAGCAACATCTGATGGCCTAACCATTCCAATTGCAATTGTCTCTAAAGCATTGCAAGCCTATTTAGGTGGCAGTATACAATTGATAGTGACCGCCATTGTGGTCTTTATGGCCATAATATCAATATTGGCAACCGTACTTCGACCTGAATTTGTTCGTAAAAATCACTTTTTACGCAACCTACTGCTTGTAACACCATTTTGGTTAGCGATGCGAATTGTCGGTGCTATTTTTATCGTGTTAACCTGCTTTCAAATTGGACCAGAAGCAATCCACTCTGGTGATACGGGAGGGTTAGTTTATAACGATTTATTACCGGTTTTATTTTCGGTATTTATCTTTGCAGGCATGTTGTTACCTTTATTACTTAATTTTGGTTTACTTGAGTTTTTCGGCACCATGTTAACTAAAATTATGCGCCCTATCTTTAACCTCCCTGGACGAAGCGCCATTGATTGTATGGCCTCTTGGTTAGGTGACGGTAGCGTTGGTATTTTAATGACCAACAAACAATATGAAACCCGCTTTTATACCCAAAGAGAAGCTGCCGTTATCGGTACTACTTTCTCTGCAGTATCAATTACATTTAGTTTAGTAGTTATTTCACAGGTTAAACTTGAACACTTGTTTGTACCATTTTATCTAACTGTTTGTTTCGCCGGATTTATGGCGGCAATTATCGTTCCTAAGTTACCGCCACTGTGTTGGAAAAAAGATACTTATATTGATGACACACCACGTCATGCTGATGATGAAACAATCCCCAAAGAACATGGTGTACTGTCATGGGGATATCATCAAGCTCTAACTCGTGCATCAAAAGTTACCAGTGCAAAACATGTTTTATTAGATGGTGTTAAAAACGTTGTTGATATGATTTTTGGTATTATTCCAGTGGTCATGGCAATTGGCACAATAGCCCTGATCCTTGCAGAACATACGCCAATCTTTGATTACTTAGGCATGCCATTTATTCCACTATTAGAGTTGCTGCAAATTCCTGAAGCGACACAAGCCTCTAAAACCATCGTGGTTGGCTTTGCTGATATGTTTATTCCGTCTATTTTGGCCAGTTCAATAGAATCAGATTTAACTCGATTTGTCATTGCAGCTCTATCAGTGACTCAGCTCATTTACATGAGTGAAGTCGGCGCACTATTAATTGGCAGTAAAATTCCAGTGAACTTTTTCGAACTATTTATGATTTTCATTCTACGCACATTGGTTACTCTGCCTATCATTGCGTTAATGGGACATCTTATCATTTAG
- a CDS encoding U32 family peptidase — protein sequence MKYSLAPLTYCWDKASVFDYYQAMSETKIDCVYLGEVICSRRRELKFNDYLELAHMLKAKGKQVFLSSMTLIESQSEITELTRLVNNGEFAIEANDMAAVHLASQAKVPFVCGPAINLYNRSSIDLMHNLGMTRFVMPYELSQKWLENVLRDNKPTFETEVFGYGYMPLAHSARCFTAKHHQQPKLDCKIVCQQYPKGLLTQTQESQPLLRLNGIQTQSAARLNLIDQIPVMAQIGVDYWRLSPSSISDIELINQITASDLTQLASIPPENDTANECNGYWFSKPGMEIQ from the coding sequence ATGAAGTATTCTCTCGCTCCACTAACCTATTGCTGGGACAAAGCCAGCGTATTCGACTATTACCAAGCAATGAGTGAAACCAAGATTGATTGTGTCTATTTGGGTGAAGTAATTTGTAGTCGCCGTCGTGAGCTGAAATTTAATGATTACCTTGAGCTAGCCCACATGCTTAAAGCTAAAGGCAAGCAGGTATTTTTATCCAGTATGACCTTGATTGAGTCACAATCTGAAATTACCGAGCTCACTCGATTGGTCAATAATGGTGAATTTGCCATTGAGGCCAATGATATGGCAGCGGTGCACCTTGCCTCACAAGCAAAGGTTCCATTTGTTTGCGGCCCCGCGATTAATTTATATAATCGTTCTAGCATCGACCTCATGCACAACCTTGGCATGACACGTTTTGTAATGCCTTATGAATTATCACAAAAATGGCTAGAAAATGTGCTACGTGACAATAAACCAACATTCGAAACTGAAGTGTTTGGTTACGGATATATGCCGCTAGCACACTCAGCTCGCTGCTTTACCGCTAAACATCACCAGCAGCCAAAACTAGACTGTAAAATTGTTTGCCAGCAATATCCCAAAGGGTTATTGACTCAAACCCAAGAGTCGCAGCCCTTACTAAGACTTAATGGCATTCAAACTCAATCAGCCGCAAGGTTGAATCTGATTGATCAAATTCCAGTCATGGCACAAATAGGCGTGGATTATTGGCGTTTATCGCCTTCTAGCATCAGCGACATTGAACTAATTAATCAAATCACTGCATCAGATCTCACTCAGTTAGCAAGCATACCGCCAGAAAATGACACCGCCAACGAGTGCAATGGATACTGGTTTTCAAAACCAGGAATGGAAATACAGTAG
- the ubiU gene encoding ubiquinone anaerobic biosynthesis protein UbiU — MELLCPAGNLASLKAAFNAGADAVYLGLKNDTNARSFAGLNFSPSQMAQANKLAKQQNRKLFLTLNTFPKPGEESRWYEAIDLAADLHLDAVICADISLLDYASRHYPSLPLHLSVQASATNVAALSFYKQQFNIERAVLPRVLSIKQVRDLAKVSPVDLEVFAFGSLCIMAEGRCHLSSYVTGQSPNTGGSCSPANHVRWQDQGSKKLTRLNEVLIDTTSQNEQLGYPVVCKGRYQTNENMTADYMLESPTSLNTMSLIPQLANAGIRSLKIEGRQRSPAYVTQVTQVWRQAIDAYLRSPESFVQQLAQNHQWHAALDKVSEGQITTLGAYERQWQ, encoded by the coding sequence ATGGAACTGTTATGCCCTGCAGGCAACCTTGCATCACTAAAAGCGGCATTTAATGCTGGCGCAGATGCCGTTTACCTAGGCTTAAAAAATGATACCAATGCCAGATCATTTGCTGGACTTAACTTTTCACCCAGCCAAATGGCTCAAGCAAACAAACTAGCAAAGCAACAGAATCGTAAGCTGTTTCTTACCCTAAACACTTTTCCCAAACCCGGTGAAGAAAGCCGTTGGTATGAAGCCATCGATCTTGCAGCTGATCTACACCTAGATGCTGTAATTTGTGCCGATATTTCATTGCTTGATTACGCCAGTCGTCACTACCCTAGCCTGCCATTGCATTTATCAGTGCAAGCCAGTGCAACGAATGTTGCTGCCCTATCATTTTATAAGCAGCAATTTAATATTGAACGGGCAGTATTGCCACGGGTGTTATCAATTAAACAAGTGCGAGATTTAGCAAAAGTCAGCCCGGTCGATCTTGAAGTGTTCGCATTTGGTAGCTTGTGTATTATGGCTGAAGGTCGTTGTCATTTATCCTCTTATGTCACAGGCCAATCTCCCAATACCGGAGGTTCTTGCTCACCAGCTAATCATGTGCGCTGGCAAGATCAGGGGAGCAAGAAATTGACTCGATTAAATGAGGTGTTGATTGATACCACAAGCCAAAATGAACAGCTTGGCTACCCAGTGGTATGTAAAGGACGCTATCAAACCAATGAGAATATGACAGCCGATTACATGCTGGAGTCCCCCACCAGCTTAAATACCATGAGTTTAATTCCACAACTCGCTAACGCAGGTATTCGTTCATTAAAAATAGAAGGTCGACAGCGCAGTCCAGCTTATGTCACTCAAGTTACACAAGTATGGCGCCAAGCCATTGATGCCTATTTACGTTCGCCAGAAAGCTTTGTGCAGCAATTAGCTCAAAATCATCAATGGCATGCTGCATTAGATAAAGTATCAGAAGGACAAATTACCACCTTAGGCGCTTACGAGCGTCAATGGCAATAA
- the ubiT gene encoding ubiquinone anaerobic biosynthesis accessory factor UbiT: MSGFTQQFAAQVLNFAPKVSKQSLAMVPDKLKLDLLAKLLNLMLKPQLDESELDFLQGKWVEINVADIGLRFQISFEQQLILSNKAQADVTFTANVPELLLVAAVKEDPDTLFFQRKLLIDGDTELGLEVKNLLLSIELDSLPAAAKIAIEKLAVTLQTLQQYSQSA; this comes from the coding sequence GTGAGTGGATTTACTCAGCAATTTGCTGCACAAGTATTAAATTTTGCCCCTAAAGTAAGTAAGCAATCACTTGCTATGGTGCCTGACAAACTCAAGTTAGATTTACTGGCTAAATTACTCAACCTCATGTTGAAGCCGCAACTTGATGAATCAGAGTTGGATTTTTTGCAGGGCAAATGGGTTGAAATCAATGTGGCTGATATTGGTTTACGTTTTCAAATCAGTTTTGAGCAACAGCTTATTCTAAGTAACAAAGCCCAAGCCGATGTGACATTTACCGCCAATGTGCCTGAGTTGCTTTTAGTTGCAGCGGTAAAAGAAGATCCTGATACGTTATTTTTTCAGCGTAAATTATTAATTGATGGCGATACTGAGTTAGGTTTAGAGGTAAAAAATTTATTGCTGAGTATTGAGCTTGACTCTTTACCTGCCGCAGCCAAGATAGCTATTGAAAAGTTAGCAGTTACTTTACAAACCTTGCAACAGTACTCTCAATCTGCATAA
- a CDS encoding YfhL family 4Fe-4S dicluster ferredoxin, translating into MALIIDDSCINCDMCEPECPNSAITMGEEIYEIDPALCTECVGHYDKPTCVSVCPIDCIDPDPEHVESQDELLVKYSRLTGNSHN; encoded by the coding sequence ATGGCGTTAATTATCGACGACAGCTGCATTAATTGTGACATGTGTGAGCCTGAGTGCCCTAACTCAGCAATTACGATGGGCGAGGAAATCTATGAAATAGATCCCGCCTTATGTACCGAATGCGTTGGACATTATGACAAACCCACTTGTGTTTCAGTCTGCCCTATTGACTGCATTGATCCCGATCCTGAACATGTTGAATCACAAGATGAGCTACTGGTGAAATACAGCCGGTTAACAGGTAACTCACATAACTAG
- the yegQ gene encoding tRNA 5-hydroxyuridine modification protein YegQ yields the protein MFKPELLSPAGTLKNMRYAFAYGADAVYAGQPRYSLRVRNNDFKMENLASGIQEAHSLGKKLYVVSNIAPHNAKLKTYIKDMEPVVAMNPDALIMSDPGLIMMVREAFPDQVVHLSVQANAINWASVKFWQQQGIKRVILSRELSLDEIEEIRQRCPDIELEVFVHGALCMAYSGRCLLSGYINKRDPNQGTCTNACRWKYDVHEAKQTETGDIIAVNPQGIVDQHGVQLETPPTLGLGQPSDQVVLLQEPGRPGEYMPAYEDEHGTYIMNSKDLRAIQHVDRLTKMGIDSLKIEGRTKSFYYVARTAQLYRQAIEDAAAGKDFDRTLMYNLEGLAHRGYTEGFLRRHVHDEYQNYDYGYSISDTQQFVGEFTGKRNEQGLAEIDVKNKFSVGDSVEVMTPQGNFTLTVENLVNRKGESVEAGLGSGHFVFLALPAQVDTDKAILMRNFPQGQDTRNPHKAG from the coding sequence ATGTTTAAACCTGAGCTATTGTCACCTGCTGGAACTCTGAAAAATATGCGTTATGCCTTCGCCTATGGCGCTGACGCCGTTTATGCAGGCCAACCACGTTACAGTTTACGGGTAAGAAATAATGACTTCAAAATGGAAAACTTAGCCAGTGGTATTCAAGAGGCTCATAGCCTAGGTAAAAAGCTATATGTGGTCAGTAATATCGCGCCTCACAACGCTAAGTTAAAGACATACATTAAGGATATGGAACCTGTAGTAGCCATGAATCCCGATGCATTAATTATGTCAGATCCTGGCCTTATTATGATGGTGAGAGAAGCGTTTCCAGATCAAGTTGTACATTTGTCAGTCCAAGCTAATGCCATTAACTGGGCATCGGTAAAATTTTGGCAGCAACAAGGAATTAAGCGAGTTATTTTATCACGTGAGTTATCACTTGATGAAATTGAAGAAATTCGCCAACGCTGCCCTGATATCGAACTAGAAGTGTTTGTCCATGGCGCATTATGCATGGCATACTCTGGCCGTTGCTTACTCTCTGGTTACATCAATAAACGCGACCCTAATCAAGGCACTTGCACCAATGCGTGTCGTTGGAAATATGATGTTCATGAAGCCAAGCAAACTGAAACCGGTGACATCATCGCAGTAAATCCACAAGGTATTGTAGACCAACATGGTGTGCAGTTAGAAACTCCGCCAACCTTGGGCTTAGGTCAGCCTTCAGACCAAGTTGTGTTACTACAGGAACCGGGGCGCCCAGGTGAATACATGCCAGCATATGAAGATGAGCATGGCACTTACATCATGAATTCAAAAGATTTACGTGCAATCCAGCATGTTGACCGTTTAACAAAAATGGGCATTGATTCATTAAAAATCGAAGGCCGTACCAAATCATTCTATTATGTTGCCCGTACTGCACAACTTTATCGTCAAGCTATTGAAGACGCCGCAGCTGGTAAAGATTTTGATCGCACTTTAATGTATAACCTAGAAGGGCTTGCTCATCGTGGTTACACCGAAGGCTTTTTACGCCGCCATGTTCATGATGAATATCAAAACTATGACTACGGTTACTCAATCAGCGATACCCAACAATTTGTGGGCGAGTTTACCGGCAAACGTAATGAACAAGGTCTCGCTGAAATTGACGTAAAAAATAAGTTTTCCGTGGGTGACAGTGTTGAAGTTATGACCCCTCAAGGCAATTTTACTTTAACCGTCGAGAACTTAGTTAATCGCAAAGGTGAAAGTGTTGAGGCAGGCTTAGGTTCAGGGCATTTTGTCTTCCTTGCTTTACCTGCACAAGTGGACACCGACAAAGCTATTTTAATGCGTAATTTTCCACAAGGTCAGGATACCCGCAATCCTCACAAAGCAGGATAA
- a CDS encoding HDOD domain-containing protein yields MSTEHQLLVSLLKKLKDDALVLPTLPEVAMRVQEVVARPDSSLKQVGDIIGQDAAISARIIKVANSVLYSRGNKAENISAAVNRIGLIQIKSITTSVAMEQLFISTNEMVWEVMDEVWKTSIEVTASACAMLDIYNKRNPSKKLDRETLTLAGLVHNIGALPVLSEAEIHPELFTSIEQLRGLVRKMQGPIGRAVLKSWDFAPEVMEVVERWADLHYLPERVTYLDFIRSAAFYTGELRAGEELEQRLDVFAKRGLPVTPEDLGSDEFSEIYHSIMQSYE; encoded by the coding sequence ATGTCTACTGAACATCAGCTATTGGTCAGCTTATTAAAAAAACTAAAAGACGATGCGTTAGTCTTACCTACATTGCCTGAAGTGGCTATGCGAGTTCAAGAAGTGGTTGCGCGTCCTGACTCTAGCTTGAAACAAGTGGGCGATATCATTGGACAAGATGCTGCAATTTCTGCCCGTATTATTAAGGTTGCTAACAGTGTTTTGTATTCCCGCGGTAACAAAGCTGAAAACATTAGTGCGGCAGTGAATCGTATTGGCTTAATTCAAATTAAATCAATTACCACTTCGGTTGCAATGGAGCAATTATTTATCTCTACCAATGAAATGGTGTGGGAAGTGATGGATGAAGTATGGAAAACCTCGATTGAAGTCACCGCATCGGCTTGCGCCATGCTGGATATTTATAACAAGCGTAACCCATCTAAAAAACTGGATCGTGAAACATTAACCTTAGCTGGTTTGGTACATAATATTGGTGCTCTACCAGTATTATCTGAAGCTGAGATCCACCCAGAGCTGTTTACCAGTATCGAACAATTACGTGGTCTTGTGCGTAAAATGCAAGGCCCAATTGGTCGAGCTGTGTTGAAAAGCTGGGATTTTGCCCCTGAAGTTATGGAAGTGGTTGAGCGTTGGGCTGATTTACATTACCTACCTGAAAGAGTGACTTATCTTGATTTTATTCGCTCTGCTGCGTTTTATACCGGTGAGTTACGTGCTGGTGAGGAATTAGAGCAGCGCTTAGATGTATTTGCAAAACGCGGCTTACCTGTCACACCGGAAGACTTAGGCAGTGATGAGTTCTCGGAGATTTATCATTCAATTATGCAAAGCTACGAGTAA
- a CDS encoding putative bifunctional diguanylate cyclase/phosphodiesterase → MNDAYWLSFFVSLLSLVVIVGGLYCWRQHRYLQFLTHIIEKQLINITPIDVGATPNAFLPLIRALLKLQQSIPFNVEKDKLTGLFNRVGFKRKIVSQMPNAEGMIILVDIKQFRFVNDLFGFVFGDHLLKAFAERIASMPLQAQFVARMNGNEFLLFFNHNVSAAQLSDLKQRLQLPFYIEQQPISVKVQMGVLAMAEHHADVSIMLRRLDLALKKAKQYHQDIAYYDQGDDKKQYRELLIINSLPKSLKQNQLFMVYQPKVETKTGQCVQVEALIRWHHDGLGNISPDEFIPLAEKTGMISLISHWVLDKVISQLATWREQGVFVKVAINLSGADMHSDNLVEDINKRLHHYRVPADSLMVEITESALMESYTQAIDTIERLQAIGVKVAIDDFGTGHSSLAYLRYLPVNEVKIDKAFLSGFEQDEQAKNIVKMTIALAKELGFEVTVEGVETLTVYHSITAFGADRIQGDIFAKPMAADGLEQALIRFHAEHQQWKIDENKQPISH, encoded by the coding sequence ATGAATGATGCTTATTGGCTGTCTTTCTTTGTAAGCTTACTTAGCTTAGTGGTTATTGTCGGTGGCTTATATTGCTGGCGTCAACATCGTTATTTGCAATTCCTCACACACATCATTGAAAAACAGCTTATCAATATTACCCCCATCGATGTTGGTGCTACCCCTAACGCTTTTTTACCGCTAATCAGAGCATTGCTCAAATTACAACAGTCTATCCCCTTTAATGTTGAAAAAGATAAGCTAACAGGCTTATTTAATAGAGTGGGCTTTAAACGCAAAATTGTCAGTCAAATGCCTAACGCTGAGGGGATGATTATACTTGTCGATATTAAGCAATTTCGGTTTGTGAATGATTTATTTGGCTTTGTATTTGGTGATCATTTACTTAAAGCATTTGCTGAGCGAATTGCTTCCATGCCATTGCAGGCGCAATTTGTGGCGCGAATGAATGGTAATGAATTTTTGTTATTTTTTAATCATAATGTCAGCGCCGCTCAACTGTCAGACCTTAAACAACGCCTGCAATTACCCTTTTATATTGAACAGCAGCCGATTAGCGTTAAGGTACAAATGGGTGTATTGGCAATGGCGGAACATCATGCCGATGTAAGTATTATGCTGCGAAGGTTGGACCTAGCATTAAAAAAAGCTAAACAATATCATCAAGATATTGCTTACTATGATCAAGGGGACGATAAAAAGCAGTATCGAGAATTATTGATTATTAACAGCTTGCCAAAAAGTCTAAAGCAAAATCAATTGTTTATGGTCTACCAACCCAAAGTTGAAACGAAAACCGGTCAATGCGTACAAGTTGAAGCTCTGATCCGCTGGCATCATGATGGCTTAGGTAATATCTCTCCGGATGAGTTTATTCCATTAGCTGAAAAAACCGGCATGATTAGTTTAATTAGTCATTGGGTACTTGATAAGGTGATTTCTCAACTTGCAACATGGCGTGAGCAAGGTGTGTTTGTCAAAGTTGCGATTAATCTTTCTGGTGCTGACATGCATAGTGACAATTTAGTGGAAGATATAAACAAGAGATTACATCACTATCGGGTGCCGGCTGACAGTTTAATGGTTGAAATAACTGAAAGTGCATTGATGGAGTCATATACCCAAGCGATTGATACCATTGAGCGCTTGCAAGCTATTGGGGTGAAAGTTGCTATTGATGACTTTGGAACCGGTCATTCATCGCTTGCCTATTTACGCTATCTGCCGGTCAATGAAGTAAAAATTGATAAAGCTTTTTTGAGTGGATTTGAGCAGGATGAACAAGCAAAAAATATCGTCAAAATGACCATAGCGTTAGCCAAAGAGCTTGGATTTGAAGTGACTGTCGAAGGTGTAGAAACGTTAACCGTTTATCATTCGATTACAGCCTTTGGTGCAGATAGGATCCAAGGTGATATTTTTGCCAAACCTATGGCGGCAGATGGACTGGAGCAAGCATTGATACGATTTCATGCTGAGCACCAACAGTGGAAGATTGATGAGAATAAACAGCCTATTAGTCACTAA
- a CDS encoding thioesterase family protein codes for MNKHTPTTTLLWSKTAHFSVQIYYEDTDFSGVVYHPNFLKYFERAREHVIGANILQQLWAEQGLGFAVYKTDMICHEGVEFADVIDVRTQFCFESKYRTIWKQEIWRPQASKPAVTATIEMVCMNKHRQLSPMPNNLMSLLSQAMPD; via the coding sequence ATGAATAAGCACACACCTACAACTACCCTACTTTGGAGTAAAACGGCTCATTTTAGTGTGCAAATTTACTATGAAGATACCGATTTTTCAGGCGTGGTCTACCATCCAAACTTCTTGAAATATTTTGAGCGTGCGCGTGAGCATGTAATTGGCGCCAATATCTTACAACAACTCTGGGCAGAGCAAGGGTTAGGTTTTGCGGTTTATAAAACGGATATGATTTGCCATGAAGGAGTCGAATTTGCCGATGTTATAGATGTAAGAACTCAGTTTTGTTTTGAAAGTAAATATCGCACAATTTGGAAGCAAGAAATATGGCGCCCCCAAGCAAGTAAACCTGCAGTGACCGCCACCATAGAGATGGTATGCATGAACAAGCATCGTCAATTAAGCCCCATGCCTAACAATCTAATGAGCTTATTAAGTCAAGCTATGCCTGACTAG
- a CDS encoding NYN domain-containing protein, translating into MNKIAIFVDVQNIYYTCKQAFNRSFNYRELYKQLAVRGEITHAYAYAIAPNDDGQVKFQDALRYIGFEVKTKPYIQRSDGSAKGDWDVGITIDMLELAPEVNEVILLSGDGDFDLLIKTINRKYECFTHVISVEALTAKSLTDQSQEFTPITPELLK; encoded by the coding sequence ATGAACAAAATCGCCATATTTGTCGACGTACAGAATATTTATTATACCTGCAAGCAGGCCTTCAACCGCAGCTTTAACTACCGAGAACTCTACAAGCAACTAGCTGTCAGAGGAGAAATTACACACGCTTATGCTTATGCTATTGCTCCTAACGACGATGGCCAAGTTAAGTTCCAAGACGCATTACGCTACATCGGCTTTGAAGTAAAAACAAAACCTTATATTCAGCGCAGTGACGGTTCAGCAAAAGGCGATTGGGATGTGGGCATAACCATAGATATGTTGGAATTAGCACCAGAAGTCAATGAAGTGATTTTACTATCCGGTGATGGTGATTTTGATCTCCTAATAAAAACCATTAACCGTAAATATGAATGTTTTACCCATGTGATTAGTGTTGAGGCGTTAACCGCAAAATCTTTAACAGATCAAAGCCAAGAATTTACGCCAATCACCCCAGAGCTACTTAAGTAA